Proteins from one Bartonella sp. HY328 genomic window:
- a CDS encoding RlmE family RNA methyltransferase — translation MKKSKPTTTGGRGGAGSRQLFNRVKKKAGTIKESSRRWLERHLNDPYVHQSKIDGYRSRAAYKLIEINDRYKLLKKGQKVIDLGAAPGGWCQVAADLVGSTEEAPSVVGIDYLHVDPLSGVILLEMDFLDDDAPQKLLDALGSKPDLVISDMAAPTTGHRRTDHLRTTHLCEVAADFAISVLRPGGHFLTKTFQGGTENELLTMLKKNFKSVHHVKPPASRAESVELYLLARDFKG, via the coding sequence ATGAAAAAGAGCAAACCAACAACAACTGGTGGTAGAGGTGGTGCTGGTAGTCGGCAATTATTTAATCGCGTTAAAAAGAAAGCCGGTACGATCAAGGAATCATCACGCCGTTGGCTTGAACGCCATCTTAATGATCCTTACGTGCATCAATCCAAAATTGACGGATATCGCTCGCGTGCAGCATATAAGCTGATCGAGATTAATGACCGTTATAAATTGCTAAAAAAAGGCCAAAAAGTTATTGATCTTGGTGCCGCACCGGGTGGTTGGTGTCAAGTTGCAGCCGATCTTGTTGGCTCTACAGAAGAAGCGCCGAGTGTTGTTGGTATCGATTATTTGCATGTTGATCCATTAAGCGGGGTTATTTTGCTGGAAATGGATTTTCTTGATGACGATGCACCGCAAAAACTGCTTGATGCGCTTGGCAGCAAGCCTGACTTGGTTATATCGGATATGGCAGCGCCAACCACTGGGCATCGCCGCACCGATCATTTGCGGACTACTCATTTATGTGAAGTTGCAGCTGATTTTGCTATTTCAGTGCTTAGGCCAGGCGGCCACTTTCTGACCAAGACCTTCCAAGGAGGCACTGAAAATGAGTTGCTTACCATGTTGAAGAAAAACTTTAAATCAGTCCACCATGTTAAACCACCAGCATCACGTGCTGAGTCGGTGGAGCTTTATTTGCTTGCTCGCGACTTTAAAGGCTAA
- a CDS encoding Ppx/GppA phosphatase family protein → MTPLHKGSKKPVRGAGGDMKADKKAIVNTLNDDSGRVTTQQSSHDGVRPFKTKKRARRRQKSRNANLNGQNLQGDGATAVSSKVTDVNSSVTDGANQPFAAKMVQDGQLSVTPNKKRRRRRSTIARPNQSLQSPVMPADSQFGQSDKVCAKTKNKNEGAVLPLSAKTVENNGKDPTSERRYRKFHLKRHGGKQSHSTKNSRGFEKQVGLAGVDNLKDDLHSHTHYDKPTRHNGLYAALDLGTNNCRLLIASPTRPGYFRVIDAFSRIVRLGEGLSRHNNLSEMAMTRAIEALKVCASKLSQCNISHQRLIATEACRSAQNGEEFIQRVKNETGLALEIVNRETEARLAVSGCGTLVEPETEAIVLFDIGGGSSEIALIDVSHRRSPRLADHIIAWTSLPVGVVTLAELFGGETVTPDDFNAMKKHVTDLLANFNEREKLGALVNSQGFHLLGTSGTVTTLAGIHLKLERYDRRRIDGMWMQSNEVDRMTEKLLSWNMSERVANPCIGADRADLVLAGCAILEAIRDIWPSGRLRVADRGLREGILTELMSHSGAWRKSRFARRQNHYDKVHNK, encoded by the coding sequence ATGACTCCGCTACATAAAGGCTCAAAAAAGCCGGTACGGGGGGCTGGTGGCGATATGAAAGCTGATAAAAAGGCTATCGTCAATACTTTAAATGATGATAGCGGGCGTGTAACTACGCAGCAGTCATCTCATGATGGTGTACGCCCTTTTAAGACAAAAAAGCGGGCAAGAAGGCGACAGAAGTCGCGTAATGCCAACTTAAATGGCCAAAACCTGCAAGGTGATGGTGCAACGGCTGTCAGCAGTAAAGTAACAGATGTCAATAGCTCTGTGACCGATGGTGCTAATCAACCCTTTGCGGCCAAAATGGTGCAAGATGGTCAGCTTAGCGTTACGCCCAATAAAAAGCGCCGGCGTAGACGTTCGACTATTGCTCGGCCCAATCAGTCTCTACAATCGCCAGTCATGCCTGCCGATAGTCAGTTCGGGCAAAGTGACAAGGTTTGCGCCAAGACCAAGAATAAGAATGAAGGTGCGGTTTTACCCCTTAGCGCTAAAACTGTTGAGAATAATGGAAAAGATCCAACCTCTGAGCGCCGCTACCGGAAATTTCATTTAAAGCGTCACGGTGGCAAGCAGAGCCATAGTACAAAAAACAGCCGTGGTTTTGAAAAACAAGTTGGGCTTGCTGGTGTTGATAATCTAAAAGATGATTTACACAGCCACACTCATTATGACAAGCCAACGCGTCATAATGGACTTTATGCGGCGCTTGATCTTGGAACTAATAATTGCCGTCTGCTGATTGCCTCGCCCACGCGGCCTGGCTATTTTCGAGTTATTGATGCATTTTCGCGCATTGTACGCCTTGGTGAAGGTTTAAGCCGCCATAATAATTTGAGTGAAATGGCAATGACACGTGCCATTGAGGCTTTAAAAGTTTGTGCCAGTAAATTATCACAATGCAATATTAGCCATCAACGTCTTATTGCAACGGAAGCCTGTCGCTCGGCACAAAATGGTGAAGAATTTATTCAGCGTGTTAAAAACGAGACAGGACTTGCGCTTGAAATTGTCAACCGTGAAACTGAAGCGAGGCTTGCAGTTTCCGGCTGTGGCACCTTGGTGGAACCTGAAACAGAAGCCATAGTGCTTTTTGACATTGGTGGCGGCTCGTCTGAAATTGCGCTGATTGATGTCTCACATCGGCGCTCACCACGTCTTGCCGATCATATTATTGCTTGGACATCACTACCAGTTGGTGTTGTTACCCTTGCCGAGCTTTTTGGCGGTGAAACGGTAACACCAGATGATTTTAATGCCATGAAAAAGCATGTTACTGATTTGCTTGCCAATTTCAATGAGCGCGAAAAGCTTGGTGCATTGGTTAATAGTCAAGGGTTCCATTTGCTCGGTACCTCTGGCACTGTTACCACGCTTGCTGGCATACATCTTAAACTTGAGCGTTACGATCGCCGCCGTATTGACGGTATGTGGATGCAAAGCAATGAGGTTGATAGAATGACTGAAAAGCTTCTATCATGGAATATGAGTGAACGGGTTGCCAATCCTTGTATTGGCGCAGATCGCGCTGATCTTGTTTTGGCAGGCTGCGCCATTCTTGAAGCCATTCGTGATATTTGGCCAAGTGGTCGATTACGCGTTGCCGATCGCGGTTTGCGCGAGGGTATTTTAACCGAACTTATGTCGCATAGCGGCGCATGGCGCAAAAGCCGATTTGCGCGCCGACAAAACCATTATGATAAGGTACATAACAAATGA
- a CDS encoding HdeD family acid-resistance protein, giving the protein MSSFNSRNSMPPLPNIGIKWGWFLALGIALLVIGFIAGIYTLAASVVAAFYIGALMIFGGVAQIFQSFSVKGWGQFLLWMIAGIIYVLAGFVCFYNPLEAVVILTFVLGFFLILSGALRIAIGFQNNGITGSGWIIAAGILSALLGLLILIGWPANSFYIIGIFIAIDLIFQGWGCIAFALGLKAIQQ; this is encoded by the coding sequence ATGTCTTCATTTAATTCAAGAAATAGCATGCCTCCCCTTCCTAATATTGGTATTAAATGGGGTTGGTTCTTAGCGCTTGGTATTGCGCTTTTAGTAATTGGTTTTATTGCTGGCATTTATACGTTGGCGGCGTCTGTTGTTGCAGCCTTTTATATTGGTGCTTTAATGATATTTGGCGGCGTTGCCCAAATTTTCCAATCATTTAGTGTTAAAGGCTGGGGTCAATTTTTATTATGGATGATCGCTGGTATCATCTATGTTCTAGCCGGATTCGTTTGTTTTTATAATCCACTCGAAGCTGTGGTTATTCTAACCTTTGTACTTGGTTTCTTCCTTATTTTGTCAGGCGCCTTGCGTATTGCAATTGGCTTCCAAAATAATGGCATCACTGGATCTGGTTGGATTATTGCTGCTGGGATACTTTCTGCACTCTTAGGACTTTTGATTCTTATTGGCTGGCCTGCAAATTCATTTTATATTATTGGTATTTTCATTGCCATTGATCTTATTTTCCAAGGTTGGGGCTGTATTGCATTTGCGCTTGGTTTAAAAGCTATTCAGCAATAA
- a CDS encoding ExbD/TolR family protein translates to MAMSVGGSGSGHGRRGRRRGGKRALMSEINVTPMVDVMLVLLIIFMVSAPLLINGVPMDLPKSGAGPISAQKEPITVSVTADGRYAIKKEFYPRDQITQRLKAIGGVSSEGLGQRIVVQGERNANYETVLDLIDLIQKAGFSNIALASSPSNSGR, encoded by the coding sequence ATGGCGATGTCGGTTGGTGGATCAGGAAGCGGCCATGGACGGCGCGGACGGCGTAGAGGCGGTAAACGTGCTTTAATGAGTGAGATTAACGTAACGCCGATGGTGGATGTCATGCTGGTTCTTCTAATTATTTTTATGGTTTCTGCACCGCTTTTAATTAATGGCGTACCTATGGATTTGCCAAAATCGGGAGCTGGACCTATTTCGGCGCAAAAGGAACCCATAACGGTGTCAGTTACCGCCGATGGGCGTTATGCGATAAAAAAAGAATTTTATCCGCGTGATCAGATTACTCAGCGTCTTAAAGCTATTGGTGGGGTTAGTTCTGAAGGACTTGGACAGCGAATTGTTGTACAAGGTGAACGCAATGCCAATTATGAAACCGTACTTGATCTCATTGATCTTATTCAAAAAGCTGGCTTTAGCAATATTGCCCTTGCTAGCTCACCTTCAAATAGTGGTCGATAA
- a CDS encoding tryptophan 7-halogenase encodes MINLRNAKRIAIIGSTIEAWFAALTFRRISSTEVEVIVYDDEQKISQGLGAGSLPVLSAALQANQINIDEFAFASDLTIKLGSSFENWRHSGDNDVFFHLFHGFNQGVEELDVIANRTYPFLAGRIAKNIDLVGFYPGFSMFTQNIPQVQANLILGARKSGLIPSYHFDVQKCVNYLKNIAIGRGVKHQIMKVHKLVLDDEGNTTALNTDLGDINVDFVVDAADTKRLSLGEAYKSKWHSLKEQFPINRVLQFNVEPAMVNPRLYTRAIAMKCGWLQLVPLKNHISASYFLTSKYTSDEAALKEAADLLEQKITFANPVDLDQGYFESNWHKNTLAVGPAVGFIEPLVSASLAQFFSLIYKVEQAVIEGHGIIGETTIAAINKDHAKTFNEIADFTRLHYETQRKDSSFWRDVKKLPRSKTYQELRKVFAERFPRAADLENYSGFGWPPLFVPLDWITVASAMGIVTPQTALSELDVMPAEIFEQVNRYLQG; translated from the coding sequence ATGATAAACCTCAGAAACGCCAAGCGTATCGCAATTATTGGCAGCACAATTGAAGCTTGGTTTGCAGCCCTTACCTTTCGGCGGATATCAAGCACAGAGGTAGAGGTTATTGTTTATGATGACGAACAAAAAATCAGTCAGGGCTTAGGCGCAGGTAGCCTTCCTGTTTTAAGTGCGGCTTTACAAGCAAATCAAATCAATATTGATGAATTTGCTTTTGCCAGTGATTTGACCATTAAACTTGGTTCATCGTTTGAAAATTGGCGCCATAGCGGTGACAATGATGTTTTTTTTCATCTGTTTCATGGATTTAATCAAGGCGTAGAAGAGCTTGATGTTATTGCTAATCGCACCTATCCATTTTTGGCAGGCCGCATTGCAAAAAATATCGATTTAGTGGGGTTTTATCCCGGCTTTTCCATGTTCACTCAAAATATTCCACAAGTCCAAGCCAATCTAATTTTAGGCGCGCGCAAAAGCGGTTTAATACCTTCCTATCATTTTGATGTGCAAAAATGCGTTAACTACTTAAAAAATATTGCTATTGGTCGCGGTGTTAAACATCAGATTATGAAAGTACATAAACTTGTCTTGGATGATGAGGGCAATACAACCGCTCTTAATACTGATCTTGGCGATATCAATGTCGATTTTGTTGTAGATGCAGCAGATACAAAGCGTTTAAGTCTTGGTGAAGCTTATAAAAGCAAATGGCATTCACTTAAAGAGCAGTTCCCTATTAATCGTGTTTTACAATTTAATGTCGAACCAGCCATGGTGAATCCACGACTTTACACTCGCGCCATTGCCATGAAATGTGGTTGGTTACAATTAGTACCATTAAAAAACCATATCAGTGCTAGCTACTTCCTTACTTCAAAATATACTAGTGATGAAGCGGCATTAAAAGAAGCAGCTGATTTACTTGAACAAAAAATTACTTTTGCAAATCCTGTCGATCTTGATCAGGGTTATTTTGAAAGCAATTGGCATAAAAATACCCTCGCCGTGGGACCAGCGGTTGGTTTCATTGAGCCTTTAGTATCAGCAAGCCTTGCGCAGTTTTTCTCGCTTATTTATAAGGTTGAGCAAGCGGTGATTGAAGGGCACGGCATTATAGGCGAAACGACCATTGCTGCCATTAACAAGGATCACGCAAAAACCTTTAACGAAATTGCCGACTTTACACGATTGCATTACGAAACGCAGCGCAAGGATAGTTCTTTCTGGCGTGACGTTAAAAAACTTCCGCGTTCCAAGACCTATCAGGAATTGCGCAAGGTATTTGCTGAGCGCTTTCCACGGGCAGCAGATTTGGAAAATTATAGTGGCTTTGGTTGGCCGCCGTTATTTGTGCCATTAGACTGGATCACTGTTGCAAGTGCTATGGGGATTGTTACACCTCAAACGGCGCTCAGTGAATTAGACGTTATGCCCGCGGAAATCTTTGAACAGGTCAATCGATATCTACAAGGTTAA
- a CDS encoding tryptophan 7-halogenase — translation MINLRNAKRIVVIGGGIAGWFSALTFRRIAAPEVEILLLEDGADDGKNAIKGGFSNLVLGLQKNSINIEEFINATKATVKFGSSFEGWRNGSANDIYFHLFHNLNGGSEELEGTTNRTYPLLAGRMAAGLDMFSYFAGFQLIKNNATQAQAHIALASNKTGLGPSFHFDGKKAAEFLKTIAKTRNITHKHLKVEKLILDKDGKTTALQTPEGNLDVDFVIDASGLRRIGIGETYKQKWRSFSKELILDRILPFTIKQPNANPTLYTRSIAMQAGWMWQIPLADKIGSGYAFSSKHSDENSALKEVEAYLGHSIEPQTVIQFDPGHFENVWCKNVLAVGLSSGFIEPLEATSIGHMLRVLDRFENIVFDGHGIIGENTIETFNQDNKIGWSEMKDFLRLHYDTNREDTLFWQDAKNAQRSTEYQDLCEVLKTRLPRFVDFEGYGDFAWQPMFNTTSWIMVGAALGVIPQKAAYDELATLPKPIFDEVQQYLMRQKQLLSQ, via the coding sequence ATGATTAATCTTAGAAATGCCAAACGTATTGTTGTTATCGGCGGTGGAATCGCAGGTTGGTTTTCAGCGCTGACTTTTCGCCGCATCGCGGCTCCCGAAGTCGAAATACTATTATTAGAAGATGGTGCAGATGACGGTAAAAATGCTATTAAGGGCGGTTTTTCAAATCTGGTTTTAGGACTTCAGAAAAATAGCATTAATATTGAAGAATTTATAAATGCGACCAAGGCTACCGTAAAATTTGGTTCCTCCTTCGAGGGTTGGCGTAATGGTAGCGCTAATGATATCTATTTTCATTTATTCCATAATCTTAACGGTGGCAGTGAAGAATTAGAAGGAACAACCAATCGGACCTATCCACTGCTTGCTGGTCGTATGGCCGCTGGCCTTGATATGTTTAGCTATTTTGCTGGATTCCAGTTGATTAAGAATAATGCAACCCAAGCTCAAGCTCATATTGCGCTCGCTTCTAATAAAACGGGTTTAGGGCCATCTTTCCATTTTGATGGAAAGAAAGCGGCAGAATTTTTGAAAACCATTGCCAAGACAAGGAATATTACGCACAAACACTTGAAAGTTGAAAAACTTATTCTGGATAAGGATGGGAAAACAACTGCTCTGCAAACACCCGAAGGTAATTTGGATGTTGACTTTGTAATCGATGCTTCAGGTTTGCGCCGTATTGGTATTGGTGAAACCTATAAGCAAAAATGGCGATCCTTCAGCAAAGAGCTAATTTTGGATCGTATCCTGCCTTTTACCATTAAGCAGCCTAATGCTAATCCTACACTTTATACACGCTCCATTGCTATGCAAGCTGGTTGGATGTGGCAAATTCCACTCGCCGATAAAATCGGTTCGGGCTACGCCTTCTCTAGCAAACATAGTGATGAAAATTCCGCACTTAAAGAAGTGGAAGCCTATCTTGGCCATTCGATTGAACCGCAAACAGTGATACAATTTGATCCAGGTCATTTTGAAAATGTTTGGTGCAAAAACGTTTTAGCGGTTGGCTTGTCATCAGGATTTATTGAGCCCTTGGAAGCGACCTCTATCGGCCATATGCTGCGCGTACTTGATAGATTTGAGAATATTGTATTTGATGGCCATGGGATTATTGGTGAAAATACCATTGAAACCTTTAATCAAGACAATAAAATAGGCTGGAGCGAAATGAAAGATTTCCTTCGCTTACATTACGATACTAACCGCGAAGATACGTTATTTTGGCAGGATGCAAAAAATGCACAGCGTTCAACAGAATATCAAGATCTTTGTGAAGTCTTGAAAACACGCTTACCACGATTTGTAGATTTTGAAGGATATGGCGATTTTGCTTGGCAGCCAATGTTTAATACTACCAGCTGGATTATGGTTGGAGCTGCACTTGGGGTAATCCCGCAAAAAGCTGCCTATGATGAACTTGCAACCTTGCCAAAACCCATTTTTGATGAAGTTCAGCAATATCTCATGCGGCAGAAGCAATTGCTCTCACAATAA
- a CDS encoding sulfurtransferase TusA family protein, whose product MAGFLTPIIYDLRGLKCPLPVLKTARRLKDMASGDRLTILSDDPLAEQDLKDLCCKYHLKFDYHYRSDHIAFTIIGS is encoded by the coding sequence ATGGCTGGGTTTCTTACGCCGATAATCTATGATCTGCGTGGTCTTAAATGCCCGTTGCCTGTCTTAAAAACTGCACGGCGGTTAAAAGATATGGCATCGGGTGATAGGCTAACAATTTTGAGTGATGATCCATTGGCAGAACAAGACCTTAAAGACCTTTGCTGCAAATATCATTTAAAGTTTGATTACCATTACCGATCAGATCACATTGCTTTTACAATTATTGGCTCTTAA
- a CDS encoding murein L,D-transpeptidase family protein encodes MKIKTAIFAALMVSSMALVGCQQGGGSSGGSLAMSGRAERELPAKIQKKMAAMSMPKTSPIIIRVFKEESALEVWKQKTNGQYGLVATYEICQWSGKLGPKFIEGDRQAPEGFYTVRPTQMNPNSNYYLAFNIGFPNAYDTVNGRTGRHLMVHGACSSSGCYSMTDESIAEIYAFGRDSFKGGQREFQVQAFPFRMTAANMARYRNDANYPFWRMLKEGYDIFEATKKPPQVDVCEKRYVFNRINTSGQPLSPAGACPAPTQSLPVAYAAYQAEYNSAFSEALNKKSKKPISPSIAGLEEARLVAEWSARRARGEKVSRTPPSLSSASAERSGAPDIAPASTNSASKNTTSSTNASMPAVKPATEQMQQSSALLSTPDQQTAALVPMQENKKKQWLGFLRR; translated from the coding sequence ATGAAAATAAAAACTGCTATTTTTGCGGCGCTTATGGTTTCAAGCATGGCACTTGTCGGCTGTCAACAAGGTGGTGGTAGCAGCGGCGGTAGTCTTGCTATGTCAGGTCGTGCAGAGCGCGAATTGCCAGCCAAAATCCAGAAAAAAATGGCAGCTATGAGCATGCCTAAAACATCACCCATTATCATTCGCGTTTTTAAAGAAGAAAGCGCTTTGGAAGTTTGGAAACAGAAAACCAATGGTCAATATGGCCTTGTCGCAACTTATGAAATTTGCCAATGGTCAGGTAAGTTGGGTCCTAAATTTATTGAAGGTGACCGTCAAGCGCCTGAAGGCTTTTACACAGTTCGCCCAACGCAAATGAACCCGAACTCTAATTATTATCTTGCCTTTAATATTGGTTTTCCTAATGCCTATGACACAGTCAATGGTCGTACAGGCCGTCATTTGATGGTGCATGGCGCTTGTTCCTCATCTGGTTGCTATTCAATGACCGATGAAAGCATTGCCGAAATTTATGCTTTTGGTCGTGATTCGTTTAAAGGTGGTCAGCGTGAATTTCAGGTTCAGGCATTTCCATTTCGCATGACCGCCGCGAATATGGCGCGTTATCGCAATGATGCTAATTATCCCTTCTGGCGCATGTTGAAAGAAGGGTATGACATTTTTGAAGCAACCAAAAAGCCACCGCAGGTTGATGTGTGTGAAAAGCGTTATGTCTTTAATCGTATAAATACAAGCGGACAGCCTTTGTCGCCAGCTGGTGCATGTCCAGCCCCCACACAAAGTTTGCCGGTTGCCTATGCTGCCTATCAAGCTGAATATAATTCGGCTTTTTCAGAGGCATTGAATAAAAAGTCAAAAAAGCCAATTTCACCTTCTATTGCCGGTCTTGAGGAAGCACGTCTTGTTGCTGAGTGGAGCGCACGGCGCGCAAGGGGTGAAAAGGTAAGTCGTACTCCGCCATCTTTGAGTTCTGCATCTGCTGAGCGTAGTGGTGCACCAGATATTGCACCAGCATCAACAAATTCAGCGTCAAAAAATACGACATCCTCAACGAATGCAAGTATGCCCGCTGTAAAGCCAGCAACTGAACAAATGCAACAAAGTAGTGCTTTGCTCAGCACTCCAGATCAGCAAACAGCTGCCTTAGTGCCTATGCAAGAAAATAAGAAAAAACAATGGCTGGGTTTCTTACGCCGATAA
- a CDS encoding murein L,D-transpeptidase family protein, which translates to MIDWRYKLAAIHLCHNLASIIAVAILLIPFNIVFAYQAVNASPIAKESKPLPDYLSARMASLGLKIDSPIYIRVFKQENTLEVWKQSAEGTYKPLAFYTICKQSGKLGQKRQEGDYQVPEGFYNLTKEQLHPQSNYHLAFNVGYPNLRDRNNKYTGSLIMVHGNCLSVGCLAMGDDRIEEIYALVREAFNGGAKSIPMHIFPFKMNDENLTQFDGHDEMSFWQQLKPAYDIFQNEYIPARTVTCGKDYVVTSSENKNAARTVCAQVKNL; encoded by the coding sequence ATGATTGATTGGCGCTATAAACTTGCCGCAATTCATTTGTGCCATAATTTGGCATCAATAATTGCTGTTGCCATTCTTTTAATCCCATTTAATATAGTATTTGCTTATCAAGCAGTAAATGCAAGTCCAATAGCCAAGGAAAGTAAGCCTTTACCTGACTATTTGTCCGCGCGCATGGCGAGCCTTGGCTTGAAAATTGATAGTCCAATCTATATTCGGGTTTTCAAACAGGAAAATACCTTAGAAGTTTGGAAGCAAAGTGCTGAAGGTACCTATAAGCCTCTTGCTTTTTATACGATTTGTAAACAATCGGGAAAACTTGGCCAAAAACGCCAAGAGGGTGATTATCAAGTACCCGAAGGCTTTTATAATTTAACCAAAGAACAGCTCCACCCACAGTCTAATTATCATCTAGCTTTTAATGTTGGTTACCCAAATTTGCGCGATCGCAATAATAAATATACTGGTAGCCTTATTATGGTGCATGGCAACTGCTTATCGGTTGGCTGCCTAGCAATGGGTGACGATAGGATTGAAGAAATTTACGCTTTGGTACGTGAAGCATTTAACGGCGGAGCTAAATCCATACCAATGCATATTTTTCCGTTTAAAATGAATGATGAAAATTTAACGCAATTTGATGGCCATGATGAAATGTCCTTTTGGCAACAATTAAAACCAGCCTATGACATTTTTCAAAACGAGTATATTCCAGCGCGGACTGTTACCTGTGGCAAGGATTATGTTGTAACATCGTCAGAAAATAAAAATGCAGCGAGAACGGTCTGTGCACAAGTGAAGAATTTATAG
- a CDS encoding arginase family protein, with protein MSKQNQSVLRLVFPQWQGGNYSAYQMGSALLNFLAPQPSFAVEQVNVISDNEQSPLLVENGIIGREVLLKQADEARQKIDKHQPKKIVILGGDCLVDLVPFAYLNEIYNGDLAVLWLDAHPDVMTPEVFHNAHAMVLGNLLGKGDEDFVKRVKQPLKPENVMFAGLGKTLPFETDFIHLHNLKIASASALKASSDSVIDWLGSINAKYLAVHFNLDVLDVKKFHSIYFGNPDAASGDFDDITQGEMYLPDIVRLLRDVSAHVDIVGLGITEYLPWDAIALKDVLAKLPILRDGG; from the coding sequence ATGAGCAAGCAAAATCAAAGCGTGTTGAGACTGGTATTTCCTCAGTGGCAGGGTGGTAATTATTCAGCCTATCAGATGGGAAGTGCTTTGCTAAATTTTTTAGCGCCGCAGCCAAGTTTTGCGGTGGAGCAAGTTAATGTCATTAGTGATAATGAACAATCGCCATTGCTGGTTGAAAATGGAATTATCGGGCGCGAAGTTTTATTAAAACAAGCCGATGAAGCGCGCCAAAAAATAGACAAGCATCAACCGAAAAAAATAGTCATTCTTGGTGGAGATTGTTTGGTTGATCTGGTTCCTTTTGCTTATTTAAACGAAATTTATAATGGTGATCTTGCGGTACTTTGGCTTGATGCCCACCCTGATGTTATGACGCCAGAGGTTTTTCACAATGCCCATGCTATGGTTCTTGGCAATCTTTTGGGTAAGGGTGATGAAGATTTTGTCAAACGTGTCAAGCAACCATTAAAGCCAGAAAATGTCATGTTTGCAGGTCTTGGTAAAACCTTGCCATTTGAAACGGATTTTATCCATCTGCATAATTTAAAAATTGCTAGCGCCAGTGCTTTAAAAGCATCAAGTGACAGCGTGATTGATTGGCTAGGCTCAATTAACGCTAAATATTTGGCCGTGCATTTTAATCTTGATGTTTTGGATGTCAAAAAGTTCCATTCAATTTATTTTGGCAATCCAGATGCTGCGAGCGGTGATTTTGATGACATTACGCAAGGTGAAATGTATTTGCCAGATATAGTACGATTGTTGCGTGATGTTTCTGCACATGTAGATATTGTTGGACTTGGTATTACTGAATATTTGCCATGGGATGCTATCGCCCTTAAAGATGTTTTGGCAAAACTACCAATTTTGCGTGATGGCGGCTAG